The Lujinxingia vulgaris genome segment TGCGGGTTCTCAAAACGACGGTGCTCGGGGGGAAGGGCGGCGAGCTGTTCGCGGGCGTAGGCGCGGGCCTCAAAGGCCGAGGGGAGCTCGGCGATGCGCCGGCCCTTTTGCATCACCGGTTTGAGCAGAGGGGTCTGGTCGAGATGGCCGACCTCCGTCTCTTTATGAGGCTCGTGCGGGTGGTGGATGCGGTCGATGTGGGTCTGCCCCTCGATTGCCACGGCGTCGGCGTAGAGCTGGCCGTGTGTGTCGCGGATGCGGAAGACCTGCTTATTGCCCGGGAAGCTCATCTTGCGCAGGCTGTCGGAGAGCTTGATGCGGGGCTTTTCGTCGAGGGTGGCGAGTTTGTAGACGCCGCCAAGCGCCGGGTCGTCGTAGGCGGTCACAAGCTGGGTGCCCACGCCGAAGATGTCGATGGGGGCATTCTGGTCGGAGAGCAGGCTGCGGATAACATGCTCGTCGAGGTTGTTGGAGGCGGCGATCTTGACCTCGGGAAAGCCAGCCTCATCGAGCATCGCGCGGGCATGGCGCGCGAGGTAGGCCAGGTCGCCGCTGTCCAGGCGGATGGCGCGCAGCGACTGGCCGCGGTCGCGCAGCTCTCGGGCGATGGTGATGGCGTTGGGCACGCCGCTCTTGAGGGTGTCGTAGGTGTCGACGAGCAGGACGCTGGCGTCGCCGTACTGCTCGGCAAAGGCGCGGAAGGCGTCGATCTCGTGCTCAAAGCTCTGGATCCAGGCGTGGGCCTGGGTGCCGGAGAGGGGGATGTCGTAGTGCATCCCGGCCAGCACGTTGGAGGTGGCGTCGAAGCCCCCGACGACCGCCGCGCGGGAGGCGTGCAGACCGCCGAAGCCGTGGGCGCGCCGAAGGCCGAAGTCCACCAGGGCGCGATCGCCGGCGACCTGGCGCATACGCGCGGCCTTGGTGGCGATGAGCGACTGGAAGTTGAGCAGGTTTAAGAGGAGCGTCTCGACGAGCTGCGCTTCAAGCAGCGTGCCGCGCACCTGCAGCGCTGGCGCATACGGAAAGATCAGCTCGCCCTCAGCCGGGGCGCGGACTTCGGCCTCGAAGCGAAAGTTTTTGAGGCGCTCCAGGAAGTCATCTTCAAAGCCCTGGGCGCGCAGAAACTCCAGCGAGTCGTTGTCAAAACGCAGCTCTTCGAGGATCTCCACCAGGGTGGCCAGGCCGCAGAAGACGACGTAGCCTCCGCCGAAGGGTGGCGAGCGGTAGAAATAATCAAAGGTGGCGCGCTGCTCGGACTTGCCCTCCTTGAAGTAGCCCTGAGCCATGGTCAGCTCGTAGAGATCGGTGTAGAGCGCGATGGGTTCGAGCCAGGTCGTCATGAGGCACCTCGTATAAAAGCCGTACAGGAGCGCGCCGGGTGCGCGTCGAAGAGTCCTGATGTTGGCCGGAGGTTAAGCGCGCTCATGCAGGGGGGCAAGAGGGCGGGGGGGGGCGGTTGGTGTTGCGATGTGTACGCCTTCTGGGCGAGGCGTTAATAGGCGGCCGAAGGGCGACCCGGGGGCAAAATGGCGCCGGAGATCGAAGGTTGTGCTTTGAACGCCGGAGATCGAACCTCGACGATCGAGCGCCGACAAATGGATGTGGAAGCTCGAACGCCGAAGATTGCATGAGGCGTTGAATGTCGTAGCGGTGCGATCGAACCTGGAAGCGCAGTCATGGACGATGGAAGGAGGCGTTGGAGGTCGTAGCGGTGCGATCGAACGTGGACGTTCGAACTTCGGAGCCCGGCAGAGGCGTTGGTGCTCAGCAAGGGAATCTGGCGAGGCGATGGATGCCTTGCTGCTAAGTCATTGAGAACACGCGGGATAACGATGGGTGATGACGTGAGCGGGTTGAGAATGATCTGGGCGCTGGAGCGTGAACCGCTGAGTGACGCCGAAGGCGTGCGCGAGCTCTGGGGTGGGGCGTTGCAGGCGTGTGGGGATGAGGCGCTCGACTATGATCTGAATCAGCGGGGGCAGTGGCGTGGGTTTGATGCCGATCGTCTCATTGTCGATACGCTCACCCAGCGCACCCAGCTGGTGATGGTGCGGTTGGGGCGCGGCGGGGTGCTCGCGCTCTCGACGGGAAAACACGGGGAGCGGCCGCGTCTTGTTGCGGAGCTTAAGAAGGCTGCGGGCGAAGCCGCCGGGCGCGTCGAAGCGCTGGTGGAGGTCAGTCGGGAGCTGATGCGCGCACAGCTTGTGTTTGCGCGGGTCGATCGAAGCGATGGGGGCCAGCCGGGCGCGATGACCTGCACGTTTATCGCGACCTCCGGCGACACTCCGCAGCGCCTCACTTCGCTGCACGCCGCGATCCCGACCCTCCAGCTGACATCGACACCCGCAGGATGGCAGGCTAGGGTGAGCGCCGAGGCCCTGGATGAGCCCACACGCTCCGATTGGCAATCCTTCTGCGACGCGATCACCGCCGACGTACTGACCTGAGCTTCTGCGGTACCCCGCGTCGGCTCACAGACTCGGCCGTGGGATTCGCCCGGAAGTCGGCCGTGGTCGCCTTAATGTACGTACCGCAGGCAGCACACCGGGGCTCCCCGCATCGATGTGTGACCGCTCTCTTTTGATCCGAGTTCCCCCGACCTCTGGAGGTTTTTCGATGGATGATCGCGCCAGCTGGGACGACTACTTCATGGCGATCGCCCGACAGGTCGCCACCCGCGCCACCTGCGATCGCAAACATGTGGGCGCGGTCATCGTGCGCGAGCGCACGATCCTCTCCACCGGATATAACGGCAGCGTGCGCGGGCTGGAGCACTGCGATGAGGTCGGCCATATGATGGAGGCCGGCCACTGCGTGCGCACCATCCACGCCGAGGCCAACGCCATCATTCAGGCCGCGCGCAACGGCGTGGCCATCGGCGGGGCCGACATCTACATCACCGCCTCTCCCTGCTGGCAGTGCTTTAAGATGATCGCCAACGCCGGCATCCAGCGCATCATCTTCGGGGAGTTTTATCGCGACGCGCGTATCTACGAGGTCGCAAAGACCCTGGGGATCGAGCTTCTGCAGCTGAAAACCGGCGAAGAACCGTCGATTGAAGAAAAGTTGCCCGCGGAGTGATAAAAGCTCTTGACGCCCGAAAAGGGCAGCCCTATAAGACACATCCTGCCGCTGAGGAACACTCCAAAGCGACACGGCGCGAAGGTAGCTCAGCAGGTAGAGCACGGCCCTGAAAAGGCCGGTGTCGGCGGTTCGAGCCCGCCCCTTCGCACTCAAGATGAGCGACCTTTCAAAAGCCCGCCCTCGACCCGTCGAGGACGGGCTTTTGGCGTTTATTCTGGCGCGATCGCCGCCGGGTCGGCCCGCTTGCAAGCATGCCCCCCTTCGGGTAGAACGGTCCGCCGGAATCATGCGCGCGCCACTTCTACGCCTGCGCTGCGCCCGGCCTTAACCGGCCTTATGACCCGATAATGAGTGCCGGCGACATCGATGGAACAACCCGCAGTAAGGATTGATGCAATGACATACGGCTTGAGTTCGAAGCGCGGCCGGTCCCGGCGCACCAGGCGTCTGAGCTGGGCGACCCTGGTTGGGCTGGCAGGTGTGACGCTTCTGGGTGCGACGGGCTGCGATACCGTCGCCAGAATCAGCTTCTCCGAGCGTCGCTTTAATAACGTGCAGCCGGTGAGCTTTGGCGCCGCCGGCGGCCAATGCGAGGGGTTGACCCAGGGCGGCGAGATTGGCTTCGTGCTCATGGCCAACGATAACACGCCGATCAAGCCCGAAGAGGCCATCTCTCAGGGCATCGTGAACCTGGATCGCAACAGCGTCACCTTCAATGACGGCGCGGTCTACTCGACCCCCGATCGCGTGTGTGGTAGCGCCGATGAATGCCCCGACGGCTTCCTCTGCGGAGTGGGGCAAGAGGGCGCTCAGGATTTCGGCAACCGCTGCTACATCACCTCGACCGTCTCGGCCGCCTCCGATCCGGAATTTGTCGGCCAGGACCAGGCCAGCCACGCCTTTGGTGTGCTGGTCTCGCGCGCGGGCTCCTGGCGCGGATTCCTCCCCTCGGAGGTCGCCGACCTTTATCGCGTCGCCAATGAGATGACCGGTGGCGAGTACCCGGTGATCGCCACGTCCGATACGCCCCCGAGGGGCGGGCGTGCGACGGACGGCAACAACCGCCGCTACAGCGCGCTCAGTGGCCTTGTCTCGAACTGGGGAGACATCTCTACCCTGGTGCGTGAGAGTGGCCGTGAGTCGGTCTTCGGGCTTTGGACCTACGGCGGCTCCAGCGGCACGATCTTCTCGCATGTCAACGCGACCACCGGCGGTGACCTGTGGACCGGCAGCATCCCCGGGGTCGACTCGGCGATGCGCGATATGACCTCGGAGACCATCAGCGAGGGCAATCGTAACTTCCTCTACGGCGCGATCCTCACTGTGCTCGACCAGGGCTTCACCGACACGCGCGTGGCCGACTTTGAGTCGCGCACCCTTGTCGTGCTCACCGACAGCCCGGACGCTTTCCAGTCGACGAGCAACAGCGCTCAGAGCGTGATCACGCGCGCCAATGAGCTCGGCGTCGCGATCATGCTCGTGCATGTCGACCCGGCGCTCGATAACAACCTGCTGCGCGACGACTTCATCTACTACCAGGGTAAGCCCACCTGTGCCTCGGATGATGAGTGTCGCAACTACGAGACCTGCCGCCAGCCGCAGTTCTTCCGCACGCCCAACTCGCCGGCGGACTCGGTGCAGTACCCGTCCGACACCGAGGCGACCTATTGTATGCCGACGCGTGATGAGAACGGGCGCATCGGGCCGGTGGCCGAGTTCCAGGAGATCGCCTGCTCCACGGGCGGCACCTACAGCTATGTGCCTGCCGCAGAGATTCCGCTGATGCGCAACGCACTGGAGCATCTGCCCGCCTATGTCGAGGCCGGCTGGACGGTCGACGTCTCGCTGGGTGCGACCGACACCGACGTGCTCTTCCCCGGGGAGGCTTTCCGCCTTCAGTCGACGATGAGCGTGGATGTCGGCTCGACCAACGACACGTTTAACTTCGCTCCGAAGGGCAGCGTCAGCGGGGCCTCCGGGATCGACCCGTCCGCCGCCGATACGCGCGCGACCTTCTTTACGGCGGAGTGATCGCGCCGCGACCTTGATGCTTTGATCGAATGAACTACGCAGTAGGAGATAGATCGGTGAATGCCAAGCGAATTCAAGTCCCACTGTGGGCTCTGGTGGTAGCGCTGACCCTGGCACTTCTGGCCACCCCGGCCCTGGCGCAGGAGGCTGCCGCCCCCGCCGCTGAGGGTGCCGAGGTCGCCGAGGATGACGGGCTGCCCGAGCTCGACGAAGATGATCCGATGTACTGGGCCGAGATGCGCGAGGTCTACGTGATGCAGCAGCGCGCCTTCCTCAAAGAAGGCCGGTTTGCGCTGACGCTTTACGGCGGGATCATCCCCAACAACATCTTCGAGCAGTACCTCCCGCTGGGGGTTCGCGCGAACTACTTCCTGCTGGAGAACATCGGCCTGGAGCTCGCCGGCTCCTATGCGTTCCGTCGTGACACGCAGCTGCGCGACACCCTGCGCGATGAGTCCGGCGCCGATGCTCAGGAAGTGCTCATCGGTGATGGTCAGGCCTCTCACGTCAACTTCGGTGTGATGTGGAGCCCGGTCTACGGCAAGCTCGCCTACTACAATGACCGCATCATCTACCTGGATATGAACATCTTCGGTGGGGCGGGCATGGTGGTCGCGCAGACTCAGAGCGACTTCAACTCGGGACGCTCCACCACCGCCAAGCCTGAGGGTGTGCTCGGTGCCGGTATCGCGCTCTACCTGGGTGAGCACGCCTCGGTGCGCGCCGACTACCGCCAGTTCATCTTTGCCAAGGTCAACGGCGGAGTGGCCAAGCCCTCTGAGGTCTCGCTGGGCTTTAGCTGGTTCTTCTGAGGGTGCGCGCTGTGCACCGGGAGCTGCCCGCCAGGCGGGCGACGATGATTGACAGGTCTACAGAAGGTTCTTTCATGACGACCGTGAAGTTTAAATGGAGCGCCATCGCGGTGCTTGTTGCAGCCGCCACCGCGCTCAGCGCCTCGCCGGCCGCTGCACAGCAGGCCCTCGATGAGGAGCTTGAGCAGTACTGGACCAGTGAGCGCGATCTTCGGGTGCTGCGCGACCGCCTCTTTAGCCGCGAAGGCCGTATTGGCGCCGGCATCTACACCGGGCTTCTGAGCAGCGAGCCCTTCTATTATTACATCCCCGTCGGTGGCCGGGTGAGCTACCACTTCAGCGACCAGCTGGGCGTGGAGGTAGGTGGCGCGTTTATGGACGCCCAGGGCGTGCTGACCCGCAACACCCAGCTGATGGACTTTCTGGTCAGCGACCGCGGAGAAGGCTTTGATGCGGCCACCGACACCGAAGATCGCTTCCTGTGGCGCGCCAACGCCGTGGTCACCTGGAGCCCCTTCTACGGCAAGCTGGCGCTCTTGCAGCGCAAGCTCTCGCACTTCGACCTTAACGTCGCTGCCGGTCTGGGCGCGTTGAGCGTCGAGCGCCCCGATATCAGCCGGGAAAATGCCTCGACCAAGCTCACCGTCGAGGGTGTGCTCGGTGTGGGCGCGCACTTCTTTGTGACCCCGGATTTGACCGTGCGTCTGGACGGCCGCGGCTACATCTACCGCGGCGCGGAGTTTGACCATAACGAGGGCTCCTTCTTCGGTCAGCTGCGCCTCCCGGTGGAGTTTCTGGTCGGTGCCTCGTACCACTTCTAATGGATGACACCGGAGCTGGGCGCCTGACGCCACCGGTCAATTCGATAAACGCGCAAGCAGGAAGACAGTCTATGCAGGGACTCAATCTCAAGACGCATACACGCCCCGGGGCAGGACGAGGGGCTCGGCAGAGCCGGTGGGTTCAACGCCTGATCGGCGCCCTGATCTGTGTGACGCTGGTGGCCGGGACGGCCTCCACGGCGTTCGCACTCGATAAGAATCAGATCGTGCAGATGACCAAGCTGGGCCTTGATGATCGCGCGATCATGGGCGCGATCGACTCGGCCGGCGACGACATCTCGCTGACCGCCGAGGACGTTGAAGAGCTGCGCGAGCAGGGCGTCAGCGACCAGGTCATCGACCACCTTCGCCGCCGCGGCATGATCGCCGGCGAGACGGCTCCGACCGAAGAGGCCCCGGCCGACGAAGAGCTCGATCCGCTGGCTCCGGCCCCCGCACCGGCTCCGG includes the following:
- a CDS encoding nicotinate phosphoribosyltransferase; translation: MTTWLEPIALYTDLYELTMAQGYFKEGKSEQRATFDYFYRSPPFGGGYVVFCGLATLVEILEELRFDNDSLEFLRAQGFEDDFLERLKNFRFEAEVRAPAEGELIFPYAPALQVRGTLLEAQLVETLLLNLLNFQSLIATKAARMRQVAGDRALVDFGLRRAHGFGGLHASRAAVVGGFDATSNVLAGMHYDIPLSGTQAHAWIQSFEHEIDAFRAFAEQYGDASVLLVDTYDTLKSGVPNAITIARELRDRGQSLRAIRLDSGDLAYLARHARAMLDEAGFPEVKIAASNNLDEHVIRSLLSDQNAPIDIFGVGTQLVTAYDDPALGGVYKLATLDEKPRIKLSDSLRKMSFPGNKQVFRIRDTHGQLYADAVAIEGQTHIDRIHHPHEPHKETEVGHLDQTPLLKPVMQKGRRIAELPSAFEARAYAREQLAALPPEHRRFENPHIYKVGLSTALRDRRDQAVDQARERIRAKK
- a CDS encoding deoxycytidylate deaminase, whose amino-acid sequence is MDDRASWDDYFMAIARQVATRATCDRKHVGAVIVRERTILSTGYNGSVRGLEHCDEVGHMMEAGHCVRTIHAEANAIIQAARNGVAIGGADIYITASPCWQCFKMIANAGIQRIIFGEFYRDARIYEVAKTLGIELLQLKTGEEPSIEEKLPAE
- a CDS encoding outer membrane beta-barrel domain-containing protein, with the protein product MNAKRIQVPLWALVVALTLALLATPALAQEAAAPAAEGAEVAEDDGLPELDEDDPMYWAEMREVYVMQQRAFLKEGRFALTLYGGIIPNNIFEQYLPLGVRANYFLLENIGLELAGSYAFRRDTQLRDTLRDESGADAQEVLIGDGQASHVNFGVMWSPVYGKLAYYNDRIIYLDMNIFGGAGMVVAQTQSDFNSGRSTTAKPEGVLGAGIALYLGEHASVRADYRQFIFAKVNGGVAKPSEVSLGFSWFF
- a CDS encoding outer membrane beta-barrel domain-containing protein, with translation MTTVKFKWSAIAVLVAAATALSASPAAAQQALDEELEQYWTSERDLRVLRDRLFSREGRIGAGIYTGLLSSEPFYYYIPVGGRVSYHFSDQLGVEVGGAFMDAQGVLTRNTQLMDFLVSDRGEGFDAATDTEDRFLWRANAVVTWSPFYGKLALLQRKLSHFDLNVAAGLGALSVERPDISRENASTKLTVEGVLGVGAHFFVTPDLTVRLDGRGYIYRGAEFDHNEGSFFGQLRLPVEFLVGASYHF